Below is a genomic region from Candidatus Methylomirabilota bacterium.
CCTCACCATCCAGAATCGCGACTGGGAGAACTGGAAGGACACCATGGCGGTGGGCGAGCCACCCTCCGGGACCGCCGCCAAGGCGGTCACCCGGCCCCGCCCCGGGCACGCCGACCTCGCCGGGGCGATGAAGTACAGCCACCGCGACATCCGCAACGTGCTGGAGCGTTCCAGCGCCCGCGAGACCACCGCCCGGGTCGCCGTGGCCGGCGTCGCGCGACGGCTCCTCCGCGAGTTCGGCATTACGATCTTGAGCCATGTGACCGAGATCGGCGGCGTGCACATCGGCCCCCTCGCCCTGCCCTGGGACGAGATCGCGCGCCGGGCCGAGGCCAGCGAGGTACGCTGCGCCGATCCCGAGGCCGAGCGCGCCATGATCGAGGCCATCGACGCGGCGAAGGGGAAGGGCGACACCCTGGGCGGGGTCTTCGAGGTGGTCGGGCTCGGCTGCCCCGTGGGCCTGGGCTCCTACGTGCACTGGGACCGAAAGCTCGACGGGCGGCTCACCCAGGCCTTCTGCTCGATCCACGCGATCAAGGGCGCCGAGGTCGGGATGGGCTTCGAGGCGGCGCGGCGGCCCGGATCGGAGGTGCACGACGAGATCCTCCTCGACCCCGCGGGCGGATTCACGCGCGGCACCAACAGCGCGGGCGGCCTCGAG
It encodes:
- the aroC gene encoding chorismate synthase produces the protein MNGAFRFLTAGESHGEGLTAVIEGLPAGLPLTEADIDADLARRQRGYGRGGRMKIERDHAHITSGVRWGLTLGSPLTLTIQNRDWENWKDTMAVGEPPSGTAAKAVTRPRPGHADLAGAMKYSHRDIRNVLERSSARETTARVAVAGVARRLLREFGITILSHVTEIGGVHIGPLALPWDEIARRAEASEVRCADPEAERAMIEAIDAAKGKGDTLGGVFEVVGLGCPVGLGSYVHWDRKLDGRLTQAFCSIHAIKGAEVGMGFEAARRPGSEVHDEILLDPAGGFTRGTNSAGGLEGGVTNGQPVVVRAAMKPISTLRRPLRSVDLETKAPVEAVVERSDVCAVPAAGVVGEAMMAIVLAQAFLEKFGGDSLEEIRRNYGAYQEYLKSW